One genomic region from Prunus persica cultivar Lovell chromosome G3, Prunus_persica_NCBIv2, whole genome shotgun sequence encodes:
- the LOC18782411 gene encoding uncharacterized protein LOC18782411 → MAVPEMGLFKFLQYAFVLVTVIVNVQNSAESTVLIRFDTAPPARSRYSSAVFRYSVLTLNGSNACNKNTCSVHCQLDGQTLSPCPAKVMVFKNLTVNRDHIFLLNVTTWDGDRNSSAYSWFIDTIPPTATIFSEKNYTSAEKLAIGIMFNEACTGKGGFRCLNSSNCDVIVDGPGRVQPSSLRMIKPSISYSLDVVLSLASMYGRVVIRMADDFCTDQAGNSFTRTNGSTIIIHFDRRPVLADLWTSVPAYELMINGIPRTILATNKMEDLNIFLDFSIPIINTTEQILNALVVNSGNLVPIHGRNQGNRRFKFQLRNISRTEIIKIELQAGLIIGRTGIPVSPIPSFTSLYDSMETSVGLSTSSPNVTKDRDINVIVEFTKPVFGFQASMVQVVGGRITRFRELSRALYSLNVLAVTEHTVSVAVPSGKVYDISGNLNMASNQLEVKHYSTPAISIALHSFVTVGMLATSLAAAILSISTANLGAVGTLASESSNIVASDSMNLHGMVGHLQVFVLSDWLSVNQPIEYLETTKGLRWLIPRQKLPWKKDSTLVWPCQEKLERKLSISSVRGSPHEGTRIGVDFYLSNSSYMQHEVPVPIEVDPKPGWLHGQHNMRMTPYGLPLHSNEYFTYFLRGEPLSASNVIKGMGNYKGWEDLQMNLFWLGIGGGSLVVTHVLILLFLRWRLGPPARGILSVPRFELFLLIVMLPCITQSSTFVMKGGTTGGIITGALLLAIPAALILSVCLFQIIAIFYGNFVQYKEVKHVARKEPWTEKLWYFLTGRPSAGKWFYKEGLPSSFLLRFGILFESFQGPPLFIFVDQNEPNSISKWTGSGHSGIGRMRPVSLEDSTEEIKTPLSKRLLGCARSSYIIVDLSRRVCLGIISGAYSSRKSSQSLFALAITLVQFMYLFTLKPYIKRGVHMAESVSLMCEVGIFALLININGSNPVKARNLGFVMLTLLFLTFVTQMINEWHALMKSLLRLSQPQKNSFRLGLKFAAKGLVLPFLPRKQWSRIIPASSQPKTGLAPVLPLSPDTNLERRDTRAPRTDPISAMTATVVPVISPGSPGLDVLQMTGSTNMEATVSMQRAAEAKRQKGLKLESKSDLKKLRELARASFSGDSIFEEASTSYCSRMQPLSGEPSLQTPQASTSRTKH, encoded by the exons ATGGCCGTCCCTGAAATGGGTTTGTTCAAGTTTCTTCAATATGCTTTTGTTCTGGTTACTGTTATAGTGAATGTACAAAACTCAGCCGAGTCAACGGTCCTCATTCGTTTTGATACAGCTCCGCCGGCACGGTCCCGGTATTCTTCTGCAGTTTTCCGGTACTCAGTTTTGACGCTGAATGGCTCCAATGCATGCAACAAAAATACTTGTTCCGTTCACTGTCAG CTTGATGGCCAAACTTTGAGTCCATGTCCAGCTAAGGTCATGGTATTCAAAAACCTGACCGTCAACCGTGATCACATATTTCTTCTCAACGTCACAACTTGGGATGGAGACAGAAACTCATCAGCTTATTCTTGGTTTATTG ATACAATACCACCAACTGCAACGATTTTTAGCGAAAAGAATTACACAAGTGCTGAAAAATTAGCCATTGGTATCATGTTTAATGAAGCTTGCACAGGGAAAGGTGGCTTCAGGTGCCTCAACTCATCTAACTGTGAT gTAATAGTAGATGGTCCTGGTCGTGTACAGCCATCTTCCTTACGCATGATTAAACCTAGCATCAGTTATAGCCTTGATGTAGTTCTCTCTCTGGCAAGTATGTACGGGCGTGTCGTAATCAGAATGGCAGATGATTTTTGTACAGATCAGGCAGGAAACAGCTTTACAAGGACAAATGGTTCCACTATAATCATTCACTTTG ATAGACGACCAGTTCTTGCAGATTTGTGGACCTCTGTTCCAGCCTACGAGTTGATGATCAATGGGATCCCTCGAACTATCCTTGCAACTAACAAAATGGAGGACTTGAACATATTTTTGGACTTCAGCATTCCCATTATAAACACAACAGAGCAGATTCTGAATGCATTGGTTGTGAATTCGGGTAACTTAGTACCTATTCATGGCAGAAATCAAGGAAACCGCCGATTTAAATTCCAG CTCAGGAATATATCTAGGACTGAAATCATCAAGATTGAGTTACAAGCTGGATTAATAATTGGCAGGACAGGCATTCCTGTGTCACCGATTCCCTCATTTACGTCTCTTTATG ATTCCATGGAGACTAGTGTAGGGCTGAGCACTAGTTCTCCAAATGTTACTAAGGACCGCGATATCAATGTGATTGTTGAGTTCACAAAACCAGTCTTTGGCTTTCAGGCCTCCATGGTACAAGTGGTCGGCGGTAGAATAACAAG GTTTAGGGAACTTTCAAGAGCTCTGTACTCATTGAATGTTTTGGCAGTCACTGAGCATACGGTGTCAGTTGCTGTCCCTTCAGGGAAGGTATATGATATATCAGGAAATCTTAACATGGCATCTAACCAACTTGAAGTGAAACACT ACTCAACCCCTGCAATATCAATCGCATTGCACTCTTTTGTTACTGTGGGTATGTTAGCGACTTCACTAGCAGCTGCcattctttcaatttcaactgcAAATCTTGGAGCAGTGGGCACTCTTGCTTCTGAGAGTTCAAACATTGTTGCGTCTGACTCAATGAACCTACAT GGGATGGTTGGCCACCTTCAAGTTTTTGTTCTCTCAGACTGGCTCTCAGTTAATCAACCAATTGAATATTTAGAGACAACAAAAGGTCTTAGGTGGCTCATACCTCGTCAAAAGCTTCCATGGAAAAAGGATAGCACTTTAGTTTGGCCCTGCCAAGAGAAGCTTGAGAGGAAACTCAGTATCTCTTCGGTACGAGGATCTCCACATGAAGGGACTAGAATCGGAGTTGACTTCTATCTCTCCAACTCTTCTTATATGCAGCATGAAGTACCAGTGCCAATTGAGGTGGACCCCAAGCCTGGTTGGCTTCATGGGCAGCATAACATGCGTATGACTCCTTATGGACTACCTCTTCATTCCAACGAATATTTCACTTATTTCTTG AGAGGAGAGCCATTGTCTGCTAGCAATGTCATCAAGGGAATGGGGAATTACAAAGG GTGGGAAGATTTACAGATGAACTTGTTTTGGCTTGGTATTGGAGGAGGCAGCTTAGTCGTAACCCATGTGTTGATATTACTTTTCCTAAGATGGAGATTAGGACCACCAGCTCGTGGTATACTCTCAGTGCCCAGATTCGAGCTCTTTCTTCTGATTGTCATGCTACCATGTATCACTCAGTCCTCAACATTTGTTATGAAAG GAGGTACAACTGGGGGAATCATTACTGGGGCTTTGTTGCTGGCTATCCCTGCAGCTCTTATTTTATCTGTGTgcctttttcaaataattgcAATCTTCTATGGCAATTTTGTTCAGTACAAGGAAGTTAAGCATGTAGCTAGAAAAGAACCATGGACTGAAAAGCTTTGGTATTTTTTGACAGGGAGACCTAGTGCCGGAAAGTGGTTTTATAAGGAAGGCCTACCTTCGTCTTTCCTTTTACGATTTGGAATTCTCTTTGAAAGTTTTCAGGGTCCTCCATTATTCATCTTTGTTGATCAAAATGAACCAAACAGCATATCCAAATGGACTGGAAGTGGTCATAGTGGTATTGGGAGAATGCGACCAGTCAGCTTGGAAGACAGCACTGAAGAAATTAAGACCCCGTTGTCCAAAAGGCTCTTGGGGTGTGCTAGATCTTCCTATATTATTGTTGATCTTTCGAGACGGGTCTGCTTGGGGATCATATCTGGAGCTTACTCATCGAGGAAATCAAGCCAAAGCCTCTTCGCACTGGCCATTACGCTGGTACAGTTCATGTATCTATTTACTCTGAAACCATACATCAAGAGAGGAGTCCATATGGCAGAAAGTGTTTCTCTAATGTGTGAGGTGGGCATATTTGCTCTACTTATCAACATTAACGGCTCAAATCCTGTCAAAGCAAGAAATCTAGGATTTGTGATGCTAACTCTCCTCTTCCTAACCTTTGTCACCCAAATGATAAACGAGTGGCATGCTCTGATGAAATCCCTATTAAGACTCTCACAGCCTCAAAAGAATTCATTCAGGCTTGGATTAAAGTTTGCTGCTAAGGGCCTTGTCCTCCCATTCCTTCCAAGGAAGCAATGGTCTAGAATCATACCTGCATCCTCCCAACCAAAAACAGGGCTAGCTCCAGTCCTTCCTTTAAGTCCAGACACAAACCTTGAAAGAAGAGATACGAGAGCACCACGCACTGATCCAATTAGCGCTATGACTGCAACTGTAGTCCCTGTGATCAGTCCTGGATCCCCTGGCCTTGATGTTCTTCAAATGACAGGTTCCACTAACATGGAGGCAACCGTCAGTATGCAGAGAGCAGCAGAAGCAAAACGGCAAAAGGGACTTAAACTAGAATCTAAAAGTGATCTGAAGAAACTAAGGGAGTTGGCAAGGGCGAGTTTTTCAGGTGACTCAATTTTTGAGGAAGCTAGTACTAGCTACTGTTCTCGGATGCAACCTTTATCTGGTGAACCTTCACTGCAAACTCCCCAAGCCTCTACTTCTAGAACTAAACACTAG
- the LOC18783959 gene encoding ribonucleoside-diphosphate reductase small chain produces MPAFPEEPLLAPNPDRFCMFPIQYPEIWEMYKKAEASFWTAEEVDLCQDLRHWETLTPGEKHFITHVLAFFAASDGIVLENLAGRFMKEVQVSEARAFYGFQIAIENIHSEMYSLLLETYIKDSDEKNRLFHAIDTIPCVTKKAQWALRWIDGSESFAERIVAFACVEGIFFSGSFCAIFWLKKRGLMPGLTFSNELISRDEGLHCDFACLLYSLLRKKLSEDRVKSIIRNAVEIEREFVCEALPCALVGMNGDLMSQYIEFVADRLLGELGYSKIYNVQNPFDWMELISLQGKTNFFEKRVGEYQKASVMNSINGNVDSHIFKMDADF; encoded by the coding sequence ATGCCTGCCTTCCCAGAAGAGCCATTGCTTGCTCCGAACCCGGACCGCTTCTGTATGTTCCCGATCCAATACCCGGAAATCTGGGAGATGTACAAGAAGGCCGAGGCCTCCTTCTGGACCGCCGAGGAGGTTGATCTCTGCCAGGACCTACGCCATTGGGAAACTCTAACCCCTGGCGAGAAGCACTTCATCACCCACGTGCTCGCCTTCTTCGCTGCCTCTGACGGCATCGTTTTGGAGAATCTTGCCGGAAGGTTCATGAAGGAAGTCCAGGTCTCCGAGGCTCGCGCCTTCTACGGCTTCCAGATCGCCATCGAGAACATCCACTCCGAGATGTACAGCCTCCTTCTGGAGACCTACATCAAGGACTCGGACGAGAAGAACAGGCTTTTTCACGCCATCGATACCATTCCCTGCGTCACGAAGAAGGCCCAGTGGGCCCTACGCTGGATCGACGGCTCAGAATCGTTTGCGGAGCGGATCGTGGCCTTTGCTTGCGTGGAAGGGATATTCTTCTCGGGCAGTTTTTGCGCGATATTTTGGCTAAAGAAGCGCGGGTTAATGCCGGGACTGACGTTCTCAAACGAGTTAATCTCGCGAGATGAGGGTTTGCACTGCGACTTCGCGTGCTTGCTGTACTCGCTGCTGAGGAAGAAGCTGAGCGAGGATCGAGTGAAGTCGATCATACGAAACGCGgtggagatagagagagagttcGTGTGCGAAGCCTTACCGTGCGCCCTAGTGGGGATGAACGGCGATCTGATGAGCCAGTACATCGAGTTCGTGGCGGATAGGCTGCTGGGTGAGCTTGGGTACTCGAAGATTTACAATGTGCAGAACCCGTTCGATTGGATGGAGCTGATCAGCCTGCAGGGGAAGACCAATTTCTTCGAGAAGAGGGTTGGGGAGTACCAGAAGGCTTCAGTGATGAATAGCATCAACGGCAATGTCGATTCGCATATTTTCAAGATGGACGCGGATTTCTAA
- the LOC18782339 gene encoding uncharacterized protein LOC18782339, whose translation MGSQLQSSSEMLSREQLLHLFDRFSFLTSQPDVKKRIADGVDDKQEAVAITTAIQEEIFLEMGIDPRFGISSLGKVNEKYENDQDMMIRFYKFIAREEMACDEAELGADEFAERMHTQEKLQEQQLEMLKHMRKFPLDDQSAILEKLRQQMENADFDGAASVLSSEQIQEIVRRRVSPLFKPR comes from the exons ATGGGTTCGCAGTTGCAGAGCTCCTCAGAAATGCTGTCAAGGGAACAGTTGCTTCATCTCTTCGATCGATTCTCTTTCCTCACCTCTCAGCCCG ATGTGAAGAAAAGAATCGCTGATGGTGTTGACGACAAACAG GAAGCTGTAGCCATAACCACAGCCATCCAGGAAGAGATATTTCTAGAGATGGGGATTG ATCCAAGGTTTGGCATATCATCCCTGGGAAAggtgaatgaaaaatatgagaatGATCAGGATATGATGATCCGCTTTTATAAGTTCATTGCAAG GGAGGAGATGGCCTGTGATGAAGCTGAGCTTGGAGCAGATGAATTTGCGGAAAGGATGCATACTCAAGAAAAATTACAGGAGCAG CAACTGGAGATGCTAAAGCACATGCGGAAATTTCCCCTGGATGATCAATCTGCAATCCTTGAGAAG CTGCGTCAGCAGATGGAAAATGCCGATTTTGACGGTGCTGCATCAGTTTTGTCTTCAGAGCAGATTCAAGAGATTGTTCGGAGGAGGGTGTCTCCTTTATTTAAGCCAAGGTAG
- the LOC18781768 gene encoding premnaspirodiene oxygenase, with the protein MDRKRILRRGCNSDVASGDGRVGLRRQIKPNTASVDPVMSLMLQTPYFPLFTSLFLCVLVLFWKRFKARGLKSPPPGPWKLPVIGSLHHMVGPLPHHTLRDLAKKHGPIMHLKLGQLEAVIISSSKAAQEVLKTHELTFSQRPLVLAVQVMSFGQASIAFAPYGDFWKELRKICVFELLSAKRVQSFRSIREEEVGNLVESISSVSQQGVAINFSEKCFSLTNGIVSRAAFGKKCKDQKEFTSLLEEAIKLAGGFDIPDLFPSLRFLGYVTGKIPAMKRIRNKLGKILESIISDHMTKRSEDLIASRTTTGIDKAEEEEEEDFVDVLLKLQESNKLEFNFTTDQIKDVIMDIFSAGSETSATTIEWTMSELMRNPRVMKKAQAEVRQVALEGKKNRIEEADVQKMDYLKSVVKETLRLHPPTPLLPREARERCQISGYELALKSKVIVNEWALGRDVESWGVDAECFKPERFHGSSVDFKGFDFEFIPFGAGRRICPGIAFGVTMIELALSQLLCHFDWKLAYGIKPEEVDMTETFGVTCRRKSDLYLIATPRFRLLNESE; encoded by the exons ATGGACAGAAAAAG GATATTACGGAGAGGGTGTAACTCTGACGTCGCAAGTGGAGATGGCCGAGTTGGTCTAAGGCGCCAGATTAAG CCAAACACAGCTTCTGTAGATCCAGTTATGTCCCTAATGCTCCAAACACcctattttcctcttttcacttctctcttcctctgtgTCCTGGTTCTGTTTTGGAAGAGATTCAAAGCCAGAGGCCTCAAGTCACCTCCTCCAGGGCCATGGAAGCTGCCTGTTATTGGAAGCTTGCATCATATGGTTGGTCCACTACCACATCATACATTGAGAGACTTAGCCAAGAAACACGGTCCCATTATGCACCTAAAGCTGGGCCAGTTGGAGGCTGTCATAATTTCCTCCTCCAAAGCAGCCCAAGAGGTGTTGAAGACACATGAGCTTACATTTTCTCAGAGGCCTCTGGTTTTGGCAGTACAAGTTATGTCCTTTGGTCAAGCAAGTATTGCCTTTGCTCCTTATGGAGACTTCTGGAAAGAGCTGAGAAAGATCTGTGTTTTTGAACTTCTCAGCGCAAAGCGTGTGCAGTCGTTCAGATCAATAAGAGAAGAAGAGGTAGGGAATCTTGTTGAGTCCATTTCCTCTGTATCCCAGCAGGGAGTTGCCATCAATTTCAGTGAGAAATGCTTCAGCTTGACAAATGGCATAGTGTCAAGAGCAGCATTTGGCAAAAAATGCAAAGACCAAAAAGAGTTCACCTCACTGCTTGAGGAAGCAATCAAACTTGCTGGAGGGTTTGACATTCCTGATTTGTTTCCTTCCCTCAGATTTCTTGGGTATGTTACTGGGAAAATTCCTGCAATGAAAAGGATACGCAACAAGCTCGGTAAAATTCTTGAAAGTATCATCAGCGATCATATGACCAAAAGATCGGAAGACTTGATCGCCAGTCGTACTACAACAGGCATTGACAAGgcagaagaggaggaggaggaagattTTGTTGATGTACTTCTAAAACTTCAAGAGTCCAATAAGCTGGAATTCAACTTCACAACCGATCAGATCAAAGATGTCATTATG GACATCTTCTCTGCAGGGAGTGAGACATCAGCTACTACCATAGAATGGACAATGTCAGAGTTGATGAGAAACCCTAGAGTGATGAAGAAGGCCCAAGCTGAAGTAAGACAAGTAGCccttgaaggaaagaaaaacagaattgAAGAAGCAGATGTTCAAAAGATGGATTATTTGAAATCAGTGGTGAAAGAAACTCTGAGGCTGCACCCTCCAACCCCATTGCTCCCAAGAGAAGCAAGGGAAAGGTGCCAAATCAGTGGATATGAATTGGCACTTAAATCAAAAGTGATTGTCAACGAATGGGCTTTAGGAAGAGATGTGGAGAGTTGGGGGGTTGATGCTGAGTGTTTTAAGCCAGAGAGGTTTCACGGTTCTTCCGTTGACTTTAAAGGGTTTGACTTTGAGTTCATTCCATTTGGGGCTGGAAGAAGAATATGTCCGGGCATAGCATTTGGGGTAACCATGATTGAACTTGCACTTTCTCAGTTGCTCTGCCACTTTGATTGGAAACTGGCCTATGGGATCAAACCAGAAGAAGTTGACATGACTGAGACTTTTGGAGTGACGTGTAGGAGAAAGAGTGACTTGTACCTGATCGCCACCCCTCGTTTTCGTTTACTCAATGAGTCAGAGTAA
- the LOC18782769 gene encoding 50S ribosomal protein L27, chloroplastic, whose product MAVASMSFNLVGAFRGLSLRSGSSSSSSSSSSSFFRGDLGSLQVGPKLSLVSNPKRLALTIQNAHKKGAGSTKNGRDSPGQRLGVKIFGDQAAKAGSIIVRQRGTKFHAGKNVGLGKDHTIFSLIDGLVKFEKYGPDKKKVSVYPQQVQPENPNSYRARKRENFRLQRERKKARKEGYTLRNQPQLVLASADAADVPPVC is encoded by the exons ATGGCGGTTGCATCTATGAGTTTCAACCTAGTCGGTGCATTCAGAGGGCTTTCTCTGCGCTCGGGCTCAAGCTCAAGCTCAAGCTCATCGTCGTCGTCCTTCTTCAGGGGCGATTTGGGTTCGCTGCAAGTGGGTCCCAAGCTGTCATTAGTGTCAAACCCCAAGAGATTGGCCTTGACGATTCAAAACGCGCACAAGAAAGGAGCTGGGAGTACCAAGAACGGTCGCGATTCCCCAGGCCAAAGGCTCGGCGTCAAGATTTTCGGTGACCAGGCTGCCAAGGCTGGCTCCATCATTGTACGCCAGCGTGGCACCAAG TTCCATGCAGGGAAGAATGTGGGGCTTGGCAAGGACCACACCATATTCTCTTTGATTGATGGTTTGGTTAAGTTTGAGAAGTATGGACCTGATAAGAAGAag GTGAGTGTTTACCCTCAACAAGTGCAGCCTGAGAACCCCAACAGCTACAGGGCTAGAAAGAGGGAGAACTTCAGGCTACAACGGGAACGAAAGAAAGCACGAAAGGAAGGCTACACCCTTCGAAACCAACCTCAGCTAGTACTTGCGTCTGCTGATGCTGCAGATGTCCCTCCAGTTTGTTGA
- the LOC18784392 gene encoding uncharacterized protein LOC18784392: MNKDFEFSSRVTPKRLLTGTRKLQSRGVTVSMYKNPCFLPNQLLTQILVRVLLSEARTKTKIKSWEFVGSKKKKMDAIDSVFDPLREFSKDSVRLVKRCHKPDRKEFTKVAVRTAIGFVVMGFVGFFVKLIFIPINNIIVGSG, translated from the exons ATgaacaaagattttgagttttcGAGTAGAGTTACGCCGAAACGACTACTGACTGGGACGCGCAAATTGCAATCGAGGGGTGTTACTGTCTCAATGTATAAAAACCCCTGTTTCCTCCCAAATCAGCTCCTAACTCAAATTCTTGTTCGTGTTCTTCTCTCTGAGGCTcggaccaaaacaaaaataaaatcttggGAATTCGTcggaagtaaaaaaaaaaaaatggacgCCATTGATTCAGTGTTTGATCCGCTAAGAGAATTCTCCAAGGACAGCGTTCGCCTCGTCAAGCGCTGTCATAAACCCGACCGCAAAG AGTTCACAAAGGTGGCGGTCCGTACGGCTATCGGGTTCGTGGTCATGGGGTTCGTTGGCTTCTTCGTGAAGCTCATCTTCATCCCGATCAACAACATCATCGTCGGATCTGGTTAA
- the LOC18781935 gene encoding zinc finger protein 511 produces MASMDVEGPQLGFPHWKPLRRRFGPESPFFASGNIERELLAKQLALDLTEDERHQLRNMVDEEGRGVFCTIVGCGARLSSLEDFEDHYNARHTASCSVCSRVYPTSRLLSLHLSEAHDSFFQAKVARGYPMYECLVEGCDLKFKNYKSRQQHLVDKHKFPTSFEFFKKAQPSKKQRQKNQRKQAIPKKADASCMEVENETIDSLVSAVSKLSTSDSSPSSISFGRRPTRGLTFVPRAVQREKKPDST; encoded by the exons ATGGCGTCGATGGATGTAGAAGGACCACAGTTAGGGTTTCCGCACTGGAAGCCTCTCCGTCGAAGGTTCGGCCCTGAATCTCCTTTTTTCGCATCTGGCAACATCGAAAGAGAACTGCTTGCCAAACAG CTTGCATTGGATTTAACTGAAGATGAAAGGCATCAACTTCGGAATATGGTAGATGAGGAAGGCAG GGGGGTTTTCTGTACCATTGTTGGTTGTGGTGCTCGCTTGAGTTCCTTGGAGGATTTTGAAGATCACTATAATGCACGGCACACTGCATCTTGTTCTGTGTGCTCTAGAGTCTACCCAACGTCACGGTTGCTCAGCTTACATTTATCTGAAGCTCATGATTCTTTCTTTCAGGCGAAAGTTGCACGCGGCTATCCCATG TATGAATGCCTTGTAGAAGGCTGTGATTTGAAGTTCAAGAACTATAAAAGTCGGCAACAGCATCTGGTGGACAAGCATAAATTCCCCACTTCATTCGAGTTTTTCAAGAAGGCTCAACCTTCCAAAAAACAGAGGCAGAAGAACCAACGTAAACAAGCTATTCCTAAGAAGGCAGATGCATCTTGTATGGAAGTAGAAAATGAAACCATTGATAGCCTTGTTTCTGCTGTCTCCAAATTAAGCACTTCAGACTCCAGCCCCTCATCCATCAGTTTTGGTCGTCGACCCACTCGCGGCTTGACATTTGTCCCACGAGCTGTTCAACGTGAGAAAAAGCCAGACTCCACATAG
- the LOC18782530 gene encoding peroxidase 55, whose translation MEACKGLLLLMVVLVLMVMQGRESEGQLAENFYSSTCPNVEFIVKQAVSTKLSQTPITIPATLRLFFHDCFVEGCDASVMIASPNGDAEKDFSDNLSLAGDGFDTVIKAKQAVEALCPGVVSCADILALAARDCVVLAGGPAFSVELGRRDGLVSQASQVVGNLPEPNFNLDQLNTMFAKHNLSQTDVVALSGAHTVGFSHCGRFSDRLYNFSSNSPVDPSLDPGYAKQLMGACPINADQVINLDPETPDTFDNAYYRNLVAGKGLLSSDQVLFSDSASRPTVIDFANNPGNFNGAFITAMRKLGRVGVKTGDQGQIRTDCTTFNS comes from the exons ATGGAGGCATGTAAAGGGTTGTTGCTGTTAAtggtggttttggttttgatggtTATGCAGGGGAGGGAATCAGAGGGACAATTAGCAGAAAACTTCTATAGCTCTACTTGTCCAAATGTTGAATTCATAGTGAAGCAGGCAGTCTCTACAAAACTAAGCCAGACGCCTATCacaattccggccactttgcGACTATTTTTCCATGACTGCTTTGTTGAG GGATGCGATGCATCGGTCATGATCGCTTCACCAAATGGGGACGCAGAGAAGGACTTCTCGGATAATCTTTCGTTAGCAGGAGATGGATTTGACACCGTCATCAAGGCCAAGCAAGCAGTGGAAGCACTATGCCCCGGTGTCGTTTCTTGTGCTGACATTTTGGCTCTCGCTGCCCGGGATTGTGTAGTCCTC GCTGGAGGCCCTGCATTCAGCGTAGAATTGGGACGCCGTGATGGACTAGTTTCACAAGCCTCTCAGGTCGTTGGGAATTTGCCAGAACCAAACTTTAATCTCGATCAGCTAAATACCATGTTCGCCAAACACAATCTTTCCCAAACTGATGTTGTTGCATTATCTGGAGCACATACTGTAGGCTTTTCGCACTGCGGTCGCTTTTCAGACCGCCTCTACAACTTTTCATCGAACTCTCCTGTGGACCCTTCTTTGGATCCTGGCTATGCCAAGCAGTTGATGGGAGCCTGTCCCATAAATGCAGACCAAGTTATCAACTTGGACCCTGAAACCCCAGACACTTTTGACAACGCCTATTACAGAAACTTGGTTGCAGGGAAGGGGTTGTTGAGTTCGGATCAGGTTCTTTTCTCTGACTCTGCATCTCGGCCTACTGTGATTGATTTTGCTAACAACCCTGGTAACTTCAATGGAGCCTTCATCACTGCCATGAGGAAGCTCGGAAGGGTCGGCGTTAAGACTGGTGACCAAGGGCAGATAAGGACAGACTGCACCACCTTCAATTCATGA